Proteins from a genomic interval of Desulfitibacter alkalitolerans DSM 16504:
- a CDS encoding COG2426 family protein, whose translation MGQKMLDILKDLPIEAQVMILSAVPVTELRATIPIAIALGMEPMTALFYALLGNFIPVIPLLLWLPLVINTLNKYDHSKRLVQWVLSRTRAKSAKLQKYEALGLMLIVSVPLPLTGIWSGSIAAFLFGIPFKMALPAITLGMIIAGILVTLASMGFYTVVELMGIPMAVVLIGALAIVYFIYKKR comes from the coding sequence ATGGGACAAAAAATGCTGGATATATTAAAAGACTTACCCATAGAGGCCCAGGTAATGATTCTGTCAGCAGTACCAGTAACCGAACTTAGGGCTACAATACCCATAGCTATAGCTCTTGGAATGGAGCCTATGACTGCATTGTTTTATGCTCTTTTGGGCAACTTTATTCCTGTTATACCACTGCTTCTATGGCTGCCCCTTGTGATTAACACATTAAATAAATATGACCATTCAAAAAGATTGGTCCAGTGGGTGCTTTCAAGAACTCGGGCCAAGAGTGCCAAGCTGCAAAAGTACGAGGCTTTAGGATTAATGCTAATAGTTTCGGTACCATTGCCTCTAACTGGCATCTGGTCAGGCAGCATAGCAGCTTTTCTTTTTGGAATACCCTTTAAAATGGCCTTACCAGCTATTACCTTGGGTATGATTATTGCTGGTATACTGGTAACCCTTGCATCAATGGGATTTTATACAGTAGTGGAACTCATGGGTATTCCCATGGCTGTAGTGTTGATTGGCGCATTAGCCATAGTATATTTTATCTACAAAAAAAGATAA
- a CDS encoding HesA/MoeB/ThiF family protein: protein MFNDDERLRYRRQLIMPEIGEKGQLKLKAARVLVVGAGGLGSPVLYYLTAMGVGTLGIVDSDNVDLSNLQRQILHNTDRLGINKAHSAKGTLEKLNPQTRLVEYPFRMTEKNSNPLISEYDIIVTALDNLSSRYLVNEACVALKKPLVEAGVSGWEGLATTIIPGKSPCYRCIFPSIPNENKGEIGLVGCLPGILGTIQAMEVIKLILGLGNTLANRLLVFDGLELTFNEFKVERNINCPVCGNL, encoded by the coding sequence ATGTTTAATGATGATGAGAGGCTTAGATACAGAAGACAATTAATTATGCCTGAAATAGGAGAAAAAGGCCAATTAAAACTCAAGGCAGCTAGAGTACTTGTTGTTGGTGCAGGTGGCCTTGGATCACCGGTTCTTTACTATTTAACAGCCATGGGTGTAGGAACCCTTGGCATTGTAGATTCAGACAATGTAGACTTGTCCAATCTGCAGAGACAGATACTCCATAATACAGATAGACTAGGCATAAACAAAGCTCACTCTGCCAAAGGGACTCTTGAAAAGCTTAATCCTCAGACCAGGCTAGTTGAATACCCCTTTAGAATGACAGAAAAAAACAGTAATCCTTTGATTTCAGAGTATGATATAATTGTAACTGCTTTGGATAATTTATCTTCCAGGTATCTTGTTAATGAAGCCTGTGTGGCATTAAAGAAGCCCCTGGTTGAGGCTGGTGTATCAGGATGGGAAGGTTTAGCTACTACCATTATACCTGGCAAATCTCCATGCTACAGATGTATTTTCCCCTCAATCCCTAATGAGAATAAGGGAGAAATAGGTTTAGTAGGCTGCCTGCCAGGAATTCTAGGTACCATTCAAGCAATGGAAGTCATAAAGCTTATTCTTGGATTGGGTAACACCCTTGCTAATAGACTTCTTGTATTTGATGGACTGGAACTTACCTTTAATGAGTTTAAAGTGGAGAGAAATATAAACTGCCCTGTATGTGGAAATCTATAG
- a CDS encoding tetratricopeptide repeat protein, with product MMRKLRKVKKMRGPMIVLVIILSIGLVGSVTLMGLGGQQPPTAVDPNLSREEQISFFEGLLEEYSAKLEKDSKDQETLGALAEIHWHLANLHEDAEKQKQEMNNSLGYYLKLLELNPEEVGLITQVAVVAYTAGHDDLAQENFEKALILDEGNVNTLANYGVYLMNSKGDFKGALTQFEKALEQDINDDAKEQLEVFAGFAKQMIEALEAESEKTSN from the coding sequence ATGATGAGGAAGCTAAGGAAAGTAAAGAAAATGAGGGGACCAATGATTGTTCTGGTCATTATATTATCTATTGGTCTAGTTGGGTCTGTTACGTTAATGGGTTTGGGAGGACAGCAGCCTCCGACAGCAGTTGATCCAAATCTTTCAAGAGAAGAGCAAATATCCTTCTTTGAAGGTCTGCTTGAGGAGTATTCCGCCAAGCTAGAAAAAGATTCAAAAGACCAGGAAACCTTAGGTGCCTTAGCTGAAATACACTGGCATTTAGCAAATTTACATGAAGATGCTGAAAAACAGAAACAAGAAATGAATAATTCCCTAGGGTATTATCTTAAGCTCTTGGAGCTTAACCCAGAGGAGGTTGGTTTAATCACACAAGTTGCAGTGGTAGCATATACTGCAGGGCATGATGACTTGGCCCAAGAAAACTTCGAAAAGGCCCTTATATTAGATGAAGGAAATGTTAATACCCTTGCAAACTATGGTGTTTATTTAATGAATAGCAAGGGAGACTTTAAAGGTGCATTGACACAATTTGAAAAGGCACTTGAACAAGACATTAATGATGATGCAAAAGAGCAGTTGGAGGTATTTGCTGGTTTTGCAAAACAAATGATTGAAGCTCTTGAGGCTGAAAGCGAAAAAACATCAAATTAA
- a CDS encoding VWA domain-containing protein, which translates to MFAKNLYKFLQLLRKMGFKISYSEMEDFFQSLEHINIGDRNELMWLMQATVVKRAQDVPILTMAFKSFFANIEELDDLSDRWQNFKNIQEESKQKADEDLIFNETPINLSEEDKVFYGNLAKKQQEKIKKFLEESTHGNHMNPEKFRPVIEDLVKSHLKYWRKQTQFNPLEIDFTGEPELDQYLYDTHMQLIEQGYVPGKDLKDLNAQELEEAKRLLKKLAKRFATKISRRYSLSRKAKLIDIRKTIRSSIGFGGVPLYLRYRKRRIQKPSILLIVDVSGSMIRYSTFIIQFMHYLAEVVKKIDTFIFSEKIEKLSVKQIKNSDLTKLEKLIQKSPIWGEGTDIQYALKSIQCDHNHLLTQKTVVIIVSDTKTIKLTDTAAELVNISNKARKVLWLNPMPLKQWDSHASVKLFQQYAQMFPCNTLKHLEKLISTQII; encoded by the coding sequence ATGTTTGCAAAAAATTTGTACAAGTTTTTACAACTGTTGCGGAAGATGGGTTTTAAAATTAGCTATTCAGAAATGGAGGATTTTTTTCAATCACTTGAGCATATAAATATTGGCGACAGAAATGAATTAATGTGGCTTATGCAGGCAACAGTGGTTAAAAGAGCACAGGATGTTCCAATTCTCACAATGGCATTTAAGAGCTTTTTTGCAAATATTGAAGAACTAGATGATCTATCGGATAGATGGCAGAACTTCAAGAACATACAAGAAGAGTCCAAACAAAAAGCTGATGAGGACTTGATTTTTAATGAAACTCCCATTAATCTATCTGAGGAGGATAAGGTTTTTTATGGCAACCTTGCTAAAAAGCAGCAGGAAAAAATTAAAAAATTTTTGGAAGAGAGCACCCATGGGAATCATATGAACCCGGAAAAGTTCAGACCAGTAATTGAGGATCTGGTTAAAAGCCATTTAAAGTATTGGAGAAAGCAAACACAATTTAATCCATTAGAGATTGATTTTACTGGGGAACCTGAGTTAGATCAATACTTATATGACACTCATATGCAGCTTATAGAGCAGGGCTACGTTCCTGGAAAAGATCTTAAGGATTTAAATGCCCAGGAATTAGAAGAGGCCAAGAGATTATTGAAGAAGCTGGCAAAGAGATTTGCAACTAAAATATCCAGACGATATTCCCTATCAAGAAAGGCTAAGCTTATTGACATTCGCAAGACAATTAGAAGCAGCATTGGCTTTGGCGGAGTACCATTATACTTAAGATACCGCAAAAGGCGAATTCAGAAGCCTTCCATATTGCTTATTGTGGATGTATCAGGTTCCATGATCAGGTATTCCACCTTTATTATTCAGTTTATGCACTATTTGGCAGAGGTCGTTAAGAAAATTGATACTTTTATTTTCTCAGAAAAAATTGAGAAGCTGTCAGTTAAGCAGATAAAAAACTCGGATTTGACAAAACTAGAAAAATTAATTCAAAAAAGTCCTATCTGGGGCGAGGGTACTGATATTCAATATGCACTAAAATCTATTCAATGTGATCATAACCACTTGCTGACACAAAAAACAGTAGTGATCATTGTAAGTGATACTAAAACCATTAAATTAACTGATACGGCAGCTGAATTAGTTAATATAAGCAATAAAGCCAGGAAGGTATTATGGCTAAACCCAATGCCGTTAAAGCAGTGGGATAGCCATGCTTCGGTAAAGCTGTTTCAACAATACGCACAGATGTTTCCATGTAATACTCTTAAACATTTGGAAAAGTTAATAAGTACGCAAATAATTTAG
- a CDS encoding AAA family ATPase, which translates to MELNMINLRRAMEAEGYITDGNLVLSVFIALKLEKPLLVTGAPGVGKTELAKVLANVFDTDLIRLQCYEGLDEQKALYEWNYQKQLLQIQISKNDAGECILNQDLFSKDFLLERPLLKAITSPAKKVLLIDEIDKTDEEFEAFLFELLSDFQVSIPELGTIKARHKPIVILTSNAERELSDGLKRRCVFLHIDFPSIEKEYSIIKAKVPGIKDKLAMQVSSTVFAIRKQFDAKKLPSISETLDWANTLQLLNSEEITEDTMDKTLNILFKDKEDIDNFKEKVGSQKVLHTSKQQG; encoded by the coding sequence ATGGAATTAAACATGATTAATCTAAGAAGGGCAATGGAGGCAGAAGGTTACATAACTGATGGAAACCTGGTGCTATCTGTATTTATAGCCCTCAAACTTGAAAAACCTTTACTGGTTACTGGTGCTCCAGGGGTAGGGAAAACTGAGCTGGCAAAGGTATTAGCAAATGTTTTTGATACAGATTTAATTAGACTTCAATGCTATGAGGGTCTTGATGAGCAAAAAGCGCTATATGAATGGAATTATCAAAAGCAGCTTCTGCAAATTCAAATATCAAAGAATGATGCAGGTGAGTGTATATTAAATCAGGATTTATTTTCCAAAGATTTTCTATTAGAGAGGCCTCTTTTAAAGGCTATCACGAGCCCAGCCAAAAAGGTACTTTTAATTGATGAAATAGATAAAACTGACGAAGAATTTGAAGCATTTCTTTTTGAACTGCTATCTGATTTTCAAGTTTCAATACCTGAGCTTGGAACTATTAAGGCCCGGCATAAGCCCATAGTAATTCTTACCAGCAATGCTGAAAGGGAACTGTCAGATGGGTTAAAAAGAAGATGTGTTTTCCTGCACATAGACTTTCCATCAATTGAAAAGGAATATTCAATAATTAAAGCTAAAGTTCCCGGAATAAAGGATAAATTAGCAATGCAGGTTTCAAGTACAGTCTTTGCAATTAGAAAACAATTTGATGCTAAAAAACTTCCATCCATTTCTGAGACGCTGGATTGGGCCAATACCTTACAACTACTAAATAGTGAAGAAATTACAGAGGATACAATGGATAAAACCCTTAATATTTTATTTAAGGACAAGGAAGACATAGATAATTTTAAAGAAAAGGTTGGTTCCCAAAAAGTTCTGCACACGTCCAAACAACAAGGGTGA
- a CDS encoding Fur family transcriptional regulator, whose translation MTRQKKIILEVVRSTNTHPTADWIYEQAKKELPDISLGTVYRNLKLLRDMGEILELNWGSTFSRYDGITENHYHFVCKRCGKIMDLQLSFNISHEDVEKAANINVETHRLEFYGTCNFCD comes from the coding sequence ATGACAAGACAAAAGAAAATAATTCTTGAGGTTGTACGCAGTACAAATACCCATCCTACTGCTGATTGGATTTATGAGCAGGCTAAAAAGGAGCTTCCTGATATAAGTTTAGGTACAGTTTACCGTAACTTGAAATTATTGAGGGATATGGGGGAGATATTGGAGTTGAATTGGGGTAGTACTTTTAGTAGATATGACGGGATTACAGAAAACCATTATCACTTTGTATGCAAAAGATGCGGTAAGATTATGGATTTACAATTAAGCTTTAATATATCTCATGAAGATGTAGAAAAAGCTGCCAATATTAATGTAGAAACCCATAGGTTAGAGTTTTATGGAACATGTAATTTTTGTGACTAA
- a CDS encoding YlbF family regulator, whose translation MTAYDKAHELAKLLSQSDEYKLFKKAKHSLEQDQENVKMLQDFRRKQLEIQMAQISGEEIDEEYIKQTERLYEVLSMNSKINEYLNAEYRLSRMMSDIQKIIGDAVNEWFSLETTNKNVN comes from the coding sequence ATGACAGCATATGATAAAGCCCATGAATTAGCCAAGCTGCTATCACAGTCAGATGAATACAAGCTTTTCAAAAAAGCAAAGCATTCCCTGGAGCAGGATCAGGAAAATGTTAAAATGCTTCAGGATTTTAGAAGAAAACAATTAGAGATACAAATGGCACAGATTTCTGGAGAAGAAATTGATGAGGAATATATCAAACAAACAGAAAGGCTTTATGAAGTGCTCAGTATGAACTCAAAGATTAACGAGTATTTAAATGCGGAATATAGGTTATCAAGAATGATGAGCGATATTCAAAAAATCATTGGCGATGCAGTCAACGAGTGGTTTTCACTTGAAACAACAAACAAGAATGTTAACTAA
- a CDS encoding RidA family protein, translating into MLEEKIKSLGLTIPEPPEPVAAYVPAVKAGSMIYTSGQIPIVDGILKYKGKIGLNLTEEEGYQAAKVCCINCLSVIKGEVDSLDEIEKIVKVTGYVNSAPGFTGQSKVINGVSDLLGEIFAESGEHARAAIGVCELPIDAAVEVEMLVKLKD; encoded by the coding sequence ATGTTAGAAGAAAAAATTAAAAGCTTGGGACTTACAATTCCAGAACCGCCAGAACCTGTAGCAGCCTATGTTCCGGCAGTTAAAGCGGGCAGTATGATTTATACCTCAGGGCAAATACCTATAGTAGATGGAATATTAAAATATAAAGGAAAAATTGGTTTGAATTTAACTGAAGAAGAGGGGTATCAAGCTGCTAAGGTCTGCTGCATCAATTGTTTAAGCGTTATCAAGGGAGAAGTTGACAGTTTGGACGAAATTGAAAAGATTGTAAAGGTTACAGGTTATGTAAATAGTGCTCCTGGTTTTACCGGGCAATCAAAAGTAATAAATGGAGTATCAGATCTGCTTGGTGAAATATTTGCAGAGTCTGGAGAACATGCTAGAGCAGCCATAGGTGTATGTGAGCTTCCAATTGATGCAGCTGTTGAAGTGGAGATGTTGGTGAAGTTGAAGGATTAA